The following are encoded in a window of Thamnophis elegans isolate rThaEle1 chromosome 14, rThaEle1.pri, whole genome shotgun sequence genomic DNA:
- the DNAJA3 gene encoding dnaJ homolog subfamily A member 3, mitochondrial isoform X2: MAAGCVSRWLAEAATAAGSCRAGGGEPRRLALVLALARWRSVAPVASRAALAPRVGNRCGTRPLPLVWAASFHTSRSFSSSSSSKEDYYQILGVPRSASQKEIKKAYYQLAKKYHPDTNKDDPKAKEKFSQLAEAYEVLGDEVKRKQYDAYGTADFGFGSGSAGSGQQYRHTGPTIDPEELFRKIFGEFSQSPFGDFSTVFDQPQEYIMDLTFSQAAKGVNKQITVNINDNCQRCDGKGHEPGTRVVHCSYCNGTGTETINTGPFVMRSTCRRCSGRGSVVTNPCVICRGSGQTKQKKIVMVPVPAGVEDGQTIRMPVGRKEVFITFRVQKSPVFRRDGADIHSDLFISIAQALLGGTARSPGLYETINVLIPPGIQAEQRIRMSGKGIPRVNSYGYGDHYLHIKIKVPKRLTDRQRALMLSYAEDEADVEGTVNGIASTTTGKRSTGN, translated from the exons ATGGCGGCCGGGTGCGTCTCACGTTGGCTGGCGGAGGCGGCAACCGCTGCCGGGAGCTGCCGGGCGGGCGGCGGGGAGCCGCGACGCCTGGCGCTGGTGTTGGCTCTTGCCCGCTGGCGGAGCGTGGCCCCCGTCGCCTCTCGCGCGGCCCTGGCGCCGCGGGTGGGAAACCGCTGCG GAACCCGACCGCTTCCTCTCGTCTGGGCGGCCTCCTTCCACACCAGccgctccttctcctcctccagcaGCAGCAAAGAGGATTATTACCAGATTCTGGGAGTGCCTCGCTCCGCCAGCCAGAAGGAGATCAAGAAAGCCTATTACCAG CTGGCCAAGAAGTATCATCCTGACACCAATAAGGATGACCctaaagcaaaggaaaagttTTCTCAATTGGCTGAGGCCTACGAG GTCTTGGGAGATGAAGTAAAGCGGAAGCAGTATGATGCTTACGGTACAGCGGACTTTGGCTTCGGCTCTGGCTCGGCAGGTTCCGGGCAGCAGTACAGGCACACTGGCCCAACCATTGACCCTGAGGAGCTGTTCAGGAAGATCTTTGGCGAGTTCTCGCAGTCCCCCTTCGGAGACTTTAGCACCGTCTTTGACCAGCCCCAGGAG TACATCATGGATCTGACATTCAGCCAGGCAGCAAAGGGCGTCAACAAGCAGATCACAGTGAACATCAATGACAATTGCCAGCGCTGTGATGGCAAAGGGCATGAACCGGGCACCAGAGTAGTGCATTGCTCCTACTGCAACGGGACTGGCACA GAGACGATCAACACAGGCCCGTTCGTCATGCGTTCAACGTGTCGGCGGTGCAGTGGGCGTGGCTCAGTTGTAACTAACCCATGTGTGATTTGTCGTGGCTCTGGCCAAACCAAACAGAAGAAGATAGTGATGGTCCCGGTCCCAGCAG GTGTGGAGGATGGGCAGACCATTCGGATGCCTGTCGGGCGGAAAGAAGTTTTCATTACCTTCAGG GTTCAGAAAAGCCCCGTGTTCCGAAGAGACGGTGCTGATATCCACTCCGACCTCTTCATCTCCATAGCACAAGCTCTTCTTGGAGGGACAGCAAGGTCGCCCGGCCTGTATGAGACGATCAACGTTCTG ATCCCTCCTGGCATTCAGGCTGAGCAGAGGATTCGGATGAGTGGGAAGGGAATTCCCAGAGTGAACAGCTACGGTTATGGAGACCACTACCTTCATATCAAGATCAAAGTGCCCAA GAGGCTGACGGATCGCCAGCGAGCCTTGATGTTGAGCTACGCAGAAGATGAAGCTGATGTAGAAGGGACTGTGAATGGCATCGCCAGCACAACCACTG GTAAACGTTCCACCGGAAACTAG
- the DNAJA3 gene encoding dnaJ homolog subfamily A member 3, mitochondrial isoform X1, whose amino-acid sequence MAAGCVSRWLAEAATAAGSCRAGGGEPRRLALVLALARWRSVAPVASRAALAPRVGNRCGTRPLPLVWAASFHTSRSFSSSSSSKEDYYQILGVPRSASQKEIKKAYYQLAKKYHPDTNKDDPKAKEKFSQLAEAYEVLGDEVKRKQYDAYGTADFGFGSGSAGSGQQYRHTGPTIDPEELFRKIFGEFSQSPFGDFSTVFDQPQEYIMDLTFSQAAKGVNKQITVNINDNCQRCDGKGHEPGTRVVHCSYCNGTGTETINTGPFVMRSTCRRCSGRGSVVTNPCVICRGSGQTKQKKIVMVPVPAGVEDGQTIRMPVGRKEVFITFRVQKSPVFRRDGADIHSDLFISIAQALLGGTARSPGLYETINVLIPPGIQAEQRIRMSGKGIPRVNSYGYGDHYLHIKIKVPKRLTDRQRALMLSYAEDEADVEGTVNGIASTTTGGRGTASTGAGEERPEAGDGTEGFLAKLKKMFSF is encoded by the exons ATGGCGGCCGGGTGCGTCTCACGTTGGCTGGCGGAGGCGGCAACCGCTGCCGGGAGCTGCCGGGCGGGCGGCGGGGAGCCGCGACGCCTGGCGCTGGTGTTGGCTCTTGCCCGCTGGCGGAGCGTGGCCCCCGTCGCCTCTCGCGCGGCCCTGGCGCCGCGGGTGGGAAACCGCTGCG GAACCCGACCGCTTCCTCTCGTCTGGGCGGCCTCCTTCCACACCAGccgctccttctcctcctccagcaGCAGCAAAGAGGATTATTACCAGATTCTGGGAGTGCCTCGCTCCGCCAGCCAGAAGGAGATCAAGAAAGCCTATTACCAG CTGGCCAAGAAGTATCATCCTGACACCAATAAGGATGACCctaaagcaaaggaaaagttTTCTCAATTGGCTGAGGCCTACGAG GTCTTGGGAGATGAAGTAAAGCGGAAGCAGTATGATGCTTACGGTACAGCGGACTTTGGCTTCGGCTCTGGCTCGGCAGGTTCCGGGCAGCAGTACAGGCACACTGGCCCAACCATTGACCCTGAGGAGCTGTTCAGGAAGATCTTTGGCGAGTTCTCGCAGTCCCCCTTCGGAGACTTTAGCACCGTCTTTGACCAGCCCCAGGAG TACATCATGGATCTGACATTCAGCCAGGCAGCAAAGGGCGTCAACAAGCAGATCACAGTGAACATCAATGACAATTGCCAGCGCTGTGATGGCAAAGGGCATGAACCGGGCACCAGAGTAGTGCATTGCTCCTACTGCAACGGGACTGGCACA GAGACGATCAACACAGGCCCGTTCGTCATGCGTTCAACGTGTCGGCGGTGCAGTGGGCGTGGCTCAGTTGTAACTAACCCATGTGTGATTTGTCGTGGCTCTGGCCAAACCAAACAGAAGAAGATAGTGATGGTCCCGGTCCCAGCAG GTGTGGAGGATGGGCAGACCATTCGGATGCCTGTCGGGCGGAAAGAAGTTTTCATTACCTTCAGG GTTCAGAAAAGCCCCGTGTTCCGAAGAGACGGTGCTGATATCCACTCCGACCTCTTCATCTCCATAGCACAAGCTCTTCTTGGAGGGACAGCAAGGTCGCCCGGCCTGTATGAGACGATCAACGTTCTG ATCCCTCCTGGCATTCAGGCTGAGCAGAGGATTCGGATGAGTGGGAAGGGAATTCCCAGAGTGAACAGCTACGGTTATGGAGACCACTACCTTCATATCAAGATCAAAGTGCCCAA GAGGCTGACGGATCGCCAGCGAGCCTTGATGTTGAGCTACGCAGAAGATGAAGCTGATGTAGAAGGGACTGTGAATGGCATCGCCAGCACAACCACTG GTGGCAGGGGCACGGCTAGCACAGGGGCAGGCGAAGAGAGGCCTGAGGCAGGGGACGGCACAGAGGGATTCCTAGCTAAACTTAAGAAAATGTTTAGCTTCTGA
- the HMOX2 gene encoding heme oxygenase 2, translating into MATEATEMMEEPESRSFEEEEEEEEEEEEEEEEEEAKTSSPTDLSELLKEGTKEAHDRAENTQFVKDFLKGRIKRELFKLGTAALYFTYSALEEEMERNKDQPSFTPLYFPLELHRKEALARDLEYLYGESWEEKIQCSEATQRYVDRIHHVGQQEPELLAAHAYTRYMGDLSGGQVLKRVAQRALKLPSSGEGINFYMFENISNPQQFKQFYRARLNALDVSQETKERIVREANRAFEFNMQVFEELDKIGALLPEEAQDGGLPVHDGKGDMRKCPYYSSKLAGSKDAAACPCHLALAALKLPTVQLVLAACVAVTAGIAAWYVM; encoded by the exons ATGGCGACCGAGGCTACCGAGATGATGGAGGAGCCCGAGAGCCGTTCTttcgaggaggaagaggaggaggaggaggaggaggaggaggaggaggaggaggaggaggcgaagacCTCCAG CCCCACAGACCTGTCCGAGCTGCTGAAGGAAGGGACCAAGGAGGCCCACGACCGGGCTGAGAACACCCAGTTTGTCAAAGATTTCCTGAAGGGACGCATCAAGAGGGAGCTCTTCAAG CTGGGCACAGCAGCCCTGTACTTCACGTACTCTGCgctggaggaggagatggagcgCAACAAGGACCAGCCCAGCTTCACCCCTCTGTATTTCCCCTTGGAGCTGCACCGGAAGGAAGCCTTAGCCAGAGACCTGGAGTATCTGTACGGGGAGAGCTGGGAGGAGAAGATCCAGTGCTCAGAAGCCACCCAGCGCTACGTGGATCGCATCCATCACGTTGGGCAGCAGGAGCCGGAGCTGCTGGCGGCCCATGCCTACACCCGCTACATGGGGGACCTTTCTGGGGGCCAGGTGCTGAAGAGGGTGGCTCAGCGCGCCCTGAAGTTGCCAAGCAGCGGAGAAGGGATCAACTTCTACATGTTTGAAAACATCTCCAACCCCCAGCAGTTCAAGCAGTTCTACCGAGCCCGGCTCAATGCCCTGGATGTGTCCCAGGAGACCAAGGAGAGGATCGTCAGGGAGGCCAACCGGGCCTTTGAGTTCAACATGCAG GTCTTTGAGGAGCTGGACAAGATCGGGGCTTTATTACCAGAAGAAGCCCAAGATGGCGGCCTCCCAGTGCATGATGGGAAGGGAGACATGCGCAAGTGCCCCTACTACTCCTCGAAACTCG CCGGCTCCAAGGACGCTGCCGCCTGCCCCTGCCACCTCGCCCTGGCTGCCCTGAAGCTGCCCACCGTCCAGCTGGTCTTGGCAGCCTGCGTTGCGGTCACTGCTGGCATTGCAGCCTGGTACGTGATGTGA
- the CDIP1 gene encoding cell death-inducing p53-target protein 1 — translation MSSDPPPPYPGGPSAPLLEEKDRLPFPAGWSPPSTGQPPSDVGPPPYEAMPPPQPGESSMAYSPPGGYYGPPGPHAPTDYYLPPGPYAPAGGQTATVLVPLGTATTVTVLQGEIFQAAPVPTVCPHCQQAITTKTSHEIGLMNFLLGFFCCFIGCSLGCCLIPCLLDEFKDVTHTCPNCKAYIYTYRHMC, via the exons atgTCCAGCGACCCTCCTCCACCCTACCCCGGGGGGCCATCCGCCCCCCTcctggaagagaaggataggCTCCCCTTCCCCGCAG GTTGGAGCCCTCCATCCACGGGGCAGCCCCCTTCCGATGTTGGTCCCCCACCCTATGAAGCAATGCCTCCCCCCCAGCCGGGCGAGAGCTCGATGGCCTACTCCCCCCCTG GCGGCTACTATGGGCCTCCAGGGCCCCACGCCCCCACGGACTACTACCTTCCCCCTGGCCCCTATGCCCCTGCTGGAGGGCAAACGGCAACTGTGCTAGTGCCCTTGGGCACCGCAACCACAGTGACGGTCCTGCAGGGTGAGATATTCCAGGCTGCCCCTGTCCCGACCGTGTGTCCGCACTGCCAGCAGGCCATCACCACCAAGACCAGCCATGAAATCGGCCTCATGAACTTCCTCCTGGGCTTCTTCTGCTGCTTCATCGG gTGCAGCCTGGGCTGCTGCCTCATCCCCTGCCTGCTTGACGAATTTAAGGACGTGACCCACACCTGTCCCAACTGCAAGGCCTACATCTACACCTACAGGCACATGTGCTAG
- the C14H16orf96 gene encoding uncharacterized protein C16orf96 homolog — translation MSRSLSFVELINLAIGTPEVGNVNFNALHLFLHSLVEHLRLQDLRKEVSAEEMQFIKPPPSPGAPAATSATKPPPSPGGPAATSATKLPPSPGGPAATSATKLPPSPGGPAATSATKLPPSPGGPAATSATESLPAAQAPVSIFHQMLERIGAMEKQLQFLNEPPDTAELLARSQGLGQPALDMWQMMQLKRKMELNEEGMTKAMNTLQDLLNNICSLKIATEGFQKELEKLKGDVAQIDGEEMKKQLLGLDKQARMMEEMKEQLGLVKERVSQSASASKVVSWSALCETLTGKVSTAELHPHPEGPDGAPSISPCLPSSLGMMGASPLTHRREEDRGRKDGGRSEEDRGREKKDRERKEEDRGREKTSREILAVLSQLPEKHEALLKHIAQLEAQLKYPAGPAAFEMPPELKSLLERMEILQTQSQQGKESLQETLQQVEQLREQFENLQQGVERLSRSSTELQILRNLLHQLDVKKADKDSIQEEMNVKADKSALEAMVNHGQLQLATSQLSEMMQELLQKMSLQDKDWQKALEKLFVDMDCKLDRLALDPVSRQLEEVWKFIKKYLTEGPRFDADSAAGFKKQLFERVKCISCDRPVTMMTGPHMITVRKATLKPRPVSASGYEYLFHQQKRDQDPSEMSGNPPLQTCWQCQTQQQACALKHLSRAQDFATLYPYGDPTAITYDNTEVDILGVNGVLYKGRVSSHAAERTFALQKEFAALKIPRPPTGVRMERVRSAFADISAVPYPSSVLHRVGSAIAHSNQRPQQLSCDPVDRTGISAALSESHVPNERDVPGLGSHNF, via the exons ATGAGCCGCAGCCTCTCCTTCGTGGAGCTGATCAACCTGGCCATCGGGACGCCGGAGGTGGGCAATGTCAACTTCAACGCGCTGCACCTGTTCCTGCACAGCCTGGTGGAACACCTCCGCCTGCAGGACCTGAGGAAGGAGGTGTCGGCGGAGGAGATGCAGTTCATCAAGCCGCCCCCCAGCCCCGGGGCCCCTGCAGCCACCTCGGCCACCAAGCCGCCCCCCAGCCCCGGGGGCCCTGCAGCCACCTCGGCCACCAAGCTGCCCCCCAGCCCCGGGGGCCCTGCAGCCACCTCGGCCACCAAGCTGCCCCCCAGCCCCGGGGGCCCTGCAGCCACCTCGGCCACCAAGCTGCCCCCCAGCCCCGGGGGCCCTGCAGCCACCTCGGCCACCGAGAGCCTCCCTGCGGCCCAGGCGCCGGTCTCCATCTTCCACCAGATGCTGGAGAGGATCGGTGCCATGGAGAAGCAGCTCCAGTTCTTGAATGAGCCCCCTGACACGGCCGAGCTGCTGGCTCGCAGCCAGGGCCTGGGCCAGCCCGCCCTGGACATGTGGCAGATGATGCAGCTGAAGAGGAAGATGGAGCTGAACGAGGAGGGCATGACCAAG GCCATGAACACGTTGCAGGACCTGCTGAACAACATCTGCTCCCTGAAAATCGCCACGGAAGGCTttcagaaagaactggagaagctgAAAGGAGACGTTGCCCAG ATCGACggagaagaaatgaaaaagcaGCTGCTGGGCCTGGACAAACAGGCCAGGATGATGGAAGAAATGAAGGAGCAACTG GGCCTGGTGAAAGAAAGGGTCAGCCAGTCTGCAAGTGCCTCAAAGGTGGTGTCCTGGAGTGCCCTTTGTGAGACGCTCACCGGCAAAGTAAGTACGGCTGAATTGCATCCTCACCCTGAAGGCCCAGATGGGGCACCCAGCATCTCTCCCTGCCTGCCTAGTTCCCTTGGCATGATGGGAGCAAGCCCGCTAACACACAG AAGGGAAGAGGACAGGGGCAGAAAGGACGGGGGCAGAAGCGAAGAGGACCGGGGCAGAGAGAAAAAGgacagggaaaggaaggaagaggaccGGGGCAGAGAAAAGACATCTCGGGAAATCCTGGCTGTTCTGAGCCAACTGCCGGAGAAGCATGAAGCTCTCCTGAAGCACATCGCTCAGCTGGAGGCCCAATTGAAGTACCCAGCAGGCCCTGCAG CTTTTGAAATGCCACCCGAGCTGAAGTCGCTGCTGGAACGGATGGAGATACTGCAAACGCAAAGCCAGCAG GGAAAGGAGTCTCTGCAAGAGACGCTGCAGCAGGTGGAGCAGCTGAGGGAGCAGTTTGAGAACCTGCAGCAGGGAGTGGAGAGGTTATCCAGGAGCAGCACGGAGTTGCAG ATCTTACGCAACTTGTTGCATCAGTTGGATGTCAAGAAAGCCGACAAAGACTCGATCCAAGAGGAGATGAATGTG AAAGCCGACAAGAGCGCGCTGGAGGCCATGGTGAACCATGGGCAGCTGCAGTTGGCCACCAGCCAACTCAGCGAGATGATGCAGGAGCTGCTGCAGAAGATGTCCCTGCAGGACAAGGACTGGCAGAAGGCCCTGGAGAAGCTCTTTGTGGACATGGACTGCAAG CTGGACCGCCTGGCCCTGGACCCCGTGAGCCGGCAGCTGGAGGAGGTGTGGAAGTTCATCAAGAAGTACCTGACGGAGGGCCCCCGCTTTGATGCGGACAGCGCAGCTGGCTTCAAGAA GCAGCTCTTTGAGAGAGTGAAATGCATCTCCTGCGACCGGCCAGTGACCATGATGACCGGGCC GCACATGATCACTGTCCGGAAGGCCACGCTGAAGCCCCGCCCAGTCAGCGCCAGTGGCTACGAATACCTCTTCCACCAGCAGAAAAG GGATCAAGATCCGAGCGAGATGAGTGGCAACCCCCCTTTGCAGACCTGCTGGCAGTGCCAAACCCAGCAGCAAGCCTGCGCCCTCAAGCACCTGTCCCGGGCTCAGGACTTCGCCACCCTCTATCCCTATGGGGACCCCACTGCCATCACCTACGACAAC ACTGAAGTGGACATTCTGGGGGTGAACGGAGTCCTTTACAAAGGCCGAGTGAGCTCGCATGCAGCTGAGCGGACATTTGCCCTGCAGAAGGAATTTGCAG CTCTGAAGATTCCCCGGCCTCCAACGGGAGTGCGAATGGAGAGAGTCCGCTCTGCCTTTGCAGACATCAGTGCGGTGCCCTACCCCT CCTCTGTCCTCCATCGAGTGGGGTCGGCAATAGCCCACAGCAACCAGCGACCGCAACAGCTTAGCTGTGATCCTGTGGACAGAACAGGCATCAGTGCCGCCCTCAGCGAAAGCCACGTTCCGAACGAAAGGGACGTTCCAGGCCT GGGCAGCCATAACTTTTAG
- the MGRN1 gene encoding E3 ubiquitin-protein ligase MGRN1 isoform X1, with translation MGSLLSRRIAGVEDIDIQANSAYRYPPKSGNYFASHFFMGGEKFDMPHPEGYLFGENMDLNFLGNRPVQFPYVTPAPHEPVKTLRSLVNIRKDSLRLVRYKEDVDSPTEENGKQKALYSLEFTFDADARVAITIYCQATEELIGGMAVYSTKNPSLQSETVHYKRGVNQQFSLPSFKIDFSSWKDEELNFDLDRGIFPVVIQATVDEGDVVVEVTGHAHILLAAFEKHVDGSFSVKPLKQKQIVDRVSYLLQEIYGIENKNNQETKPCDDENSDNSNECVVCLSDLRDTLILPCRHLCLCNSCADTLRYQANNCPICRLPFRALLQIRAVRKKPGAMSPLSFSPVLAQSLDREEHSCSDNIPPGYEPISLLEALNGLRSVSPSIPSAPLYDEISYSGVLDGLPPSSRPLVALDRGGVESSHQKNKRSKSPDSALRSPSSPIHEEDEEKFSEDLALEPPLAGTGRILDEDGSPESLAAEEAEAVAALPQGSQPSSGKDLVQESSKSCEALQKTESELPADVYLPGSSDFSGGLPNPGSSSSGQPFLFLQPHLRLESGPNPP, from the exons ATGGGCTCCCTGCTCAGCCGCCGCATCGCCGGCGTGGAGGACATCGACATCCAGGCCAACTCGGCCTACCGCTACCCGCCCAAGTCCG GCAACTACTTTGCCAGCCACTTTTTCATGGGCGGCGAGAAGTTCGACATGCCGCATCCCGAGGGCTACCTCTTCGGGGAGAACATGGACCTGAACTTTCTGGGCAACCGGCCCGTCCAG TTTCCTTACGTGACCCCGGCCCCTCATGAACCAGTAAAGACCCTCCGGAGCCTGGTGAACATCCGCAAAGACTCCCTGCGCCTGGTCAG GTACAAAGAAGATGTTGACAGCCCCACAGAGGAGAATGGGAAGCAGAAGGCTTTATACAGCCTTGAGTTCACCTTTGATGCAGATGCCCGGGTCGCCATCACCATCTACTGCCAAGCAACGGAGGAGCTGATTGGTGGCATGGCTGT CTACAGCACAAAGAACCCTTCTCTGCAGTCGGAGACGGTGCACTACAAGCGAGGGGTGAACCAGCAGTTCTCCCTGCCCTCCTTCAAGATCGACTTCTCCAGCTGGAAGGATGAAGAG ctgaattttgatctggACCGGGGCATTTTTCCAGTGGTCATCCAAGCCACGGTAGACGAAGGCGATG TTGTTGTGGAAGTGACTGGCCATGCGCACATCCTCCTGGCTGCCTTCGAGAAG CACGTGGATGGCAGCTTCTCTGTAAAGCCCTTGAAACAGAAGCAGATT gtgGACCGGGTGAGTTACCTGCTTCAGGAGATCTACGGCATCGAGAACAAGAATAACCAGGAGACCAAG CCCTGTGATGATGAAAACAGCGACAACAGCAACGAGTGTGTGGTGTGTCTCTCGGACCTGCGGGACACTCTCATCCTGCCCTGCAGGCACCTCTGTCTGTGCAACTCCTGCGCCGACACCCTGCGCTACCAGGCCAACAACTGTCCCATCTGCCGTCTGC CCTTCCGGGCGCTGCTGCAGATCCGGGCCGTGAGGAAGAAGCCGGGAGCCATGTCGCCCCTCTCCTTCAGCCCCGTCTTGGCCCAGAGCCTGGATCGGGAGGAGCATTCG TGCTCGGACAACATCCCCCCGGGGTACGAGCCCATTTCCCTGCTGGAAGCCCTGAACGGCCTGCGCTCCGTCTCACCCTCCATCCCCTCGGCTCCCCTCTACGACGAGATCAGCTACTCCGGGGTGCTGGACGGCCTCCCTCCATCTAGCAGGCCCCTCGTGGCGCTTGACCGAGGAGGTGTGGAGAGCAGCCACCAGAAGAACAAGCGCAGCAAATCCCCAGACAG TGCCCTCCGGTCCCCCTCCTCACCGATCCacgaggaagatgaggagaaatTCTCGGAAGACCTGGCCCTGGAGCCGCCTCTTGCTGGGACCGGGCGCATCCTGGATGAAGACGGCTCCCCTGAG AGCCTGGCAGCTGAAGAAGCCGAAGCGGTTGCCGCCCTGCCACAAG GTAGCCAGCCTTCTTCCGGGAAGGATCTTGTCCAGGAGAGCAGCAAATCCTGCGAGGCCCTCCAGAAAACAGAGAGTGAGCTGCCTGCTGACGTCTACCTGCCAG GGTCTTCTGACTTCAGCGGTGGCCTCCCGAACCCAGGGAGCAGCAGTTCTGGGCAGCCGTTCCTCTTCCTTCAGCCTCACCTCCGCCTTGAAAGTGGGCCGAACCCACCCTGA
- the MGRN1 gene encoding E3 ubiquitin-protein ligase MGRN1 isoform X2 produces MGSLLSRRIAGVEDIDIQANSAYRYPPKSGNYFASHFFMGGEKFDMPHPEGYLFGENMDLNFLGNRPVQFPYVTPAPHEPVKTLRSLVNIRKDSLRLVRYKEDVDSPTEENGKQKALYSLEFTFDADARVAITIYCQATEELIGGMAVYSTKNPSLQSETVHYKRGVNQQFSLPSFKIDFSSWKDEELNFDLDRGIFPVVIQATVDEGDVVVEVTGHAHILLAAFEKHVDGSFSVKPLKQKQIVDRVSYLLQEIYGIENKNNQETKPCDDENSDNSNECVVCLSDLRDTLILPCRHLCLCNSCADTLRYQANNCPICRLPFRALLQIRAVRKKPGAMSPLSFSPVLAQSLDREEHSCSDNIPPGYEPISLLEALNGLRSVSPSIPSAPLYDEISYSGVLDGLPPSSRPLVALDRGGVESSHQKNKRSKSPDSALRSPSSPIHEEDEEKFSEDLALEPPLAGTGRILDEDGSPESLAAEEAEAVAALPQGSQPSSGKDLVQESSKSCEALQKTESELPADVYLPALGPDACSVGIEE; encoded by the exons ATGGGCTCCCTGCTCAGCCGCCGCATCGCCGGCGTGGAGGACATCGACATCCAGGCCAACTCGGCCTACCGCTACCCGCCCAAGTCCG GCAACTACTTTGCCAGCCACTTTTTCATGGGCGGCGAGAAGTTCGACATGCCGCATCCCGAGGGCTACCTCTTCGGGGAGAACATGGACCTGAACTTTCTGGGCAACCGGCCCGTCCAG TTTCCTTACGTGACCCCGGCCCCTCATGAACCAGTAAAGACCCTCCGGAGCCTGGTGAACATCCGCAAAGACTCCCTGCGCCTGGTCAG GTACAAAGAAGATGTTGACAGCCCCACAGAGGAGAATGGGAAGCAGAAGGCTTTATACAGCCTTGAGTTCACCTTTGATGCAGATGCCCGGGTCGCCATCACCATCTACTGCCAAGCAACGGAGGAGCTGATTGGTGGCATGGCTGT CTACAGCACAAAGAACCCTTCTCTGCAGTCGGAGACGGTGCACTACAAGCGAGGGGTGAACCAGCAGTTCTCCCTGCCCTCCTTCAAGATCGACTTCTCCAGCTGGAAGGATGAAGAG ctgaattttgatctggACCGGGGCATTTTTCCAGTGGTCATCCAAGCCACGGTAGACGAAGGCGATG TTGTTGTGGAAGTGACTGGCCATGCGCACATCCTCCTGGCTGCCTTCGAGAAG CACGTGGATGGCAGCTTCTCTGTAAAGCCCTTGAAACAGAAGCAGATT gtgGACCGGGTGAGTTACCTGCTTCAGGAGATCTACGGCATCGAGAACAAGAATAACCAGGAGACCAAG CCCTGTGATGATGAAAACAGCGACAACAGCAACGAGTGTGTGGTGTGTCTCTCGGACCTGCGGGACACTCTCATCCTGCCCTGCAGGCACCTCTGTCTGTGCAACTCCTGCGCCGACACCCTGCGCTACCAGGCCAACAACTGTCCCATCTGCCGTCTGC CCTTCCGGGCGCTGCTGCAGATCCGGGCCGTGAGGAAGAAGCCGGGAGCCATGTCGCCCCTCTCCTTCAGCCCCGTCTTGGCCCAGAGCCTGGATCGGGAGGAGCATTCG TGCTCGGACAACATCCCCCCGGGGTACGAGCCCATTTCCCTGCTGGAAGCCCTGAACGGCCTGCGCTCCGTCTCACCCTCCATCCCCTCGGCTCCCCTCTACGACGAGATCAGCTACTCCGGGGTGCTGGACGGCCTCCCTCCATCTAGCAGGCCCCTCGTGGCGCTTGACCGAGGAGGTGTGGAGAGCAGCCACCAGAAGAACAAGCGCAGCAAATCCCCAGACAG TGCCCTCCGGTCCCCCTCCTCACCGATCCacgaggaagatgaggagaaatTCTCGGAAGACCTGGCCCTGGAGCCGCCTCTTGCTGGGACCGGGCGCATCCTGGATGAAGACGGCTCCCCTGAG AGCCTGGCAGCTGAAGAAGCCGAAGCGGTTGCCGCCCTGCCACAAG GTAGCCAGCCTTCTTCCGGGAAGGATCTTGTCCAGGAGAGCAGCAAATCCTGCGAGGCCCTCCAGAAAACAGAGAGTGAGCTGCCTGCTGACGTCTACCTGCCAG CCCTTGGCCCAGACGCCTGCTCGGTTGGGATAGAGGAGTAA